Proteins encoded by one window of Culicoides brevitarsis isolate CSIRO-B50_1 chromosome 2, AGI_CSIRO_Cbre_v1, whole genome shotgun sequence:
- the LOC134832890 gene encoding nucleoporin Ndc1 — MEAKRLCAYRFTSATATCLLIQYLLLTFTVLIVNTNPLTPITWIFGTFRSMLRISTLFFLLPIGALTVANGVMLLLNYLSPKKPGEISKFLRKLTKVAFQFVTGLVLTWTFLRFLSEEYGRVLHRTTWEYNLKCVYLLLCGLVTVGHFISKRQTDVIEFPVLQQKKYLRIKTDFFTNFWKSLGESIFPSFLCALAVTTFMGISIWSKNLEKNNIFGLIIDYHLYFYTWLLFAYISCSLTMLKDVFEVFFSDYQQFPIEKPALIASDAYLTLADGLLYTKIPLIQTLAALDFFVLSQNYNTARRQELFSLSSVGGHPHNFRNVNEATLKVLQEFTKSLTEVIETKKVPTPVIANNNNALPVITSPVRDEKTEQRDMNKTLGIRNMVYTPIASPLKPLTAPPVMPEPKTPQVSLNCNVPSTLRSLFGEDKSKKVTQILANYSEKVTYLSQGIAAIAVFSLTEDKYGVVQDSLPKIIKTLLELHQILEKINAMNLVVAKKSNYSFIKARQAAKRSLYKMVKEFQIYFKDMVLERTTVEALRSFVV, encoded by the exons ATGGAAGCAAAACGCCTTTGTGCGTACCGATTCACGTCCGCAACCGCCACTTGCCTGCTCATCCAGTATTTGCTGCTAACGTTTACGGTCCTCATTGTCAACACAAACCCCCTGACTCCGATTACCTGGATTTTCGGCACTTTCCGGAGCATGTTGCGGATATCCACGCTCTTCTTCCTGCTGCCAATCGGAGCTCTTACTGTCGCAAATGGCGTCATGTTGTTGCTGAATTACCTTTCGCCGAAAAAGCCCGgagaaatttccaaatttctgCGAAAGTTAACCAAAGTAGCGTTTCAGTTCGTCACGGGACTCGTGCTGACATGGacttttttgcgatttttgagCGAGGAATATGGAAGGGTCTTGCATCGAACGACGTgggaatataatttaaaatgtgtttaCTTGTTGCTGTGTGGCTTGGTGACTGTCGGGCACTTTATTAGCAAGCGCCAAACGGATGTCATCGAGTTTCCGGTGTTGCAGCAGAAGAAATATCTGCGAATAAAAACGGATTTCTTCACAAATTTCTGGAAATCTTTGGGAGAATCGATATTTCCGAGCTTTTTGTGCGCTTTGGCAGTCACGACATTCATGGGAATcagcatttggagcaaaaatctcgagaaaaataacatttttg gaCTCATCATCGATTATCATCTTTATTTCTACACCTGGTTGTTATTCGCGTACATTTCCTGCTCACTAACAATGCTAAAAGACGTTTTTGAGGTATTTTTCTCGGATTATCAGCAATTTCCCATCGAAAAACCGGCATTGATTGCTTCCGACGCATATTTAACCTTAGCTGATGGTCTTTTGTACAcgaaaattcctttaattCAAACTCTGGCTGCTCTGGATTTCTTCGTACTATCACAAAATTACAACACCGCTCGTCGTCAGGAGCTTTTTTCACTCAGTTCTGTCGGGGGTCATCCTCACAACTTCCGAAATGTGAACGAAGCAACGCTAAAAGTCCTTCAGGAGTTCACAAAAAGCCTTACGGAGGtaattgaaacgaaaaaagtcCCAACTCCTGTCATCGCAAACAATAATAACGCACTGCCGGTCATAACATCACCCGTAAGAGACGAAAAAACGGAGCAACGTGACATGAACAAGACCCTTGGGATTCGTAACATGGTCTATACTCCAATTGCGTCACCTCTGAAGCCACTTACAGCCCCTCCGGTAATGCCCGAACCAAAAACTCCCCAAGTTAGTCTCAATTGCAACGTTCCATCGACCCTTCGATCGCTTTTCGGCGaagataaaagcaaaaaagtcaCCCAAATACTCGCCAACTACTCGGAGAAGGTGACTTATCTCAGTCAAGGCATCGCCGCAATCGCCGTTTTTTCATTGACGGAAGACAAATACGGTGTCGTGCAAGACTCCCtgccaaaaatcatcaaaactcTGCTCGAGTTGCAccaaatattagaaaaaattaacgcgATGAACTTGGTTGTTgcgaaaaaatcgaattataGTTTCATTAAAGCGCGTCAGGCAGCCAAACGAAGTCTCTATAAGATGGTTAAGGAGTTCCAGATTTACTTCAAGGACATGGTTTTGGAACGTACGACGGTAGAAGCGCTTCGATCCTTCGTCGTTTag